A portion of the Halopelagius inordinatus genome contains these proteins:
- a CDS encoding tRNA (cytidine(56)-2'-O)-methyltransferase, whose protein sequence is MQDEPEVVVLRLGHRPGRDDRMTTHIGLTARALGADRALFVGDASQSRETVDDITARFGGPFEAEVIESYRPVIREWDGVVVHLTMYGERVQDVEADLREAHAEKPVLVVVGAEKVPFDVYEEADYNVGVTNQPHSEVAALAVFLDRLFDGRQLDREWDGADRRVVPMETGKRVVDPDE, encoded by the coding sequence ATGCAGGACGAACCCGAAGTCGTCGTCCTCCGTCTCGGTCACCGACCCGGCCGGGACGACCGGATGACGACTCACATCGGCTTGACGGCGCGCGCACTCGGCGCGGACCGCGCGCTCTTCGTCGGCGACGCGAGCCAATCGAGAGAGACCGTAGACGACATCACGGCGCGGTTCGGCGGGCCGTTCGAGGCCGAGGTTATCGAGTCGTACCGCCCGGTCATCCGCGAGTGGGACGGCGTCGTCGTCCACCTGACGATGTACGGCGAACGCGTCCAGGACGTCGAGGCTGACCTGCGCGAGGCGCACGCGGAGAAACCGGTTCTCGTCGTCGTCGGCGCGGAGAAGGTGCCGTTCGACGTCTACGAGGAGGCCGACTACAACGTCGGCGTGACGAACCAACCCCACTCGGAGGTAGCCGCACTCGCCGTCTTCCTCGACAGACTGTTCGACGGGCGGCAACTGGACCGAGAGTGGGACGGCGCCGACCGACGCGTCGTCCCCATGGAGACGGGAAAGCGGGTCGTCGACCCCGACGAGTAA
- a CDS encoding mechanosensitive ion channel family protein, with product MVVSPNTSSNVGRTVVAESPTGGLSDRLASDFDSVAQVPNVLDASSQLAQTVALVLGLAVGVALVRLAGSRLDDRFGTTTAEFVETIVTSGLVSVAVVAIASIWNMTFIVEFALDSVIVDRWTAMRQVITVALFVTAYLLVRSVNRSIDKLGETEALTEHQSEIAYHLADIGIFLVAGSVVLSIWGVDLTNVFISAGAFSVVVGLAARATLSAMVAGFVLLFSRPFEVGDWIQVKDQSGIVVDVTLFNTKLQTFSDEHVLIPNDQVTSNELLNLTDNDQLRIEVAVGVDYDTDLEHALAVVEEAAVESGAFRTSPDPKAVLREFGDSSVVVELHAWIDGPTKRRVENARTAAIRAIRTAFDREGIVIPFPQRVVDSRNDAAFRVESDDSRPSVVDQD from the coding sequence GTGGTGGTGTCGCCGAACACGTCGTCGAACGTCGGCCGAACGGTCGTCGCCGAATCGCCGACGGGCGGTCTCTCCGACCGACTCGCGAGCGACTTCGACAGCGTCGCGCAGGTTCCGAACGTCCTCGACGCGTCGAGTCAACTCGCTCAGACGGTCGCTCTCGTCTTGGGACTCGCGGTCGGCGTCGCACTCGTCCGTCTCGCGGGCAGTCGTCTCGACGACCGGTTCGGGACGACGACGGCCGAGTTCGTCGAGACGATAGTGACCTCTGGACTGGTCAGCGTCGCGGTGGTCGCGATCGCGTCCATCTGGAACATGACGTTCATCGTCGAGTTCGCGCTCGACTCTGTCATCGTCGACCGGTGGACCGCGATGCGGCAGGTCATCACCGTCGCCCTGTTCGTCACCGCCTACCTCCTCGTTCGGTCCGTCAACCGCTCTATCGACAAACTCGGCGAGACGGAGGCGCTCACAGAGCACCAATCCGAGATAGCCTACCATCTCGCGGATATCGGCATCTTCCTGGTCGCCGGGAGCGTCGTCCTCTCGATTTGGGGTGTCGACCTGACGAACGTGTTCATAAGCGCGGGGGCGTTCAGCGTCGTCGTGGGGCTGGCCGCCAGAGCGACGCTCTCGGCCATGGTCGCGGGGTTCGTGCTCCTGTTCTCGCGGCCGTTCGAGGTCGGCGACTGGATTCAGGTCAAAGACCAGTCGGGCATCGTCGTCGACGTCACCCTGTTCAACACGAAACTCCAGACGTTCAGCGACGAACACGTGCTGATACCGAACGACCAGGTGACGAGCAACGAACTTCTCAACCTGACCGACAACGACCAGCTTCGAATCGAGGTGGCAGTCGGCGTCGACTACGACACCGACCTCGAACACGCCCTCGCCGTCGTCGAGGAGGCCGCCGTCGAGAGCGGGGCGTTCCGCACCTCACCGGACCCGAAGGCCGTACTCCGGGAGTTCGGCGACTCGTCGGTCGTCGTCGAACTCCACGCGTGGATAGACGGGCCGACGAAGCGACGAGTGGAGAACGCCCGGACGGCGGCCATCCGGGCGATTCGGACGGCGTTCGACCGCGAGGGTATCGTCATCCCGTTCCCGCAGCGAGTCGTCGATTCGCGGAACGACGCGGCGTTCCGCGTCGAGTCGGACGACTCCCGGCCCTCCGTCGTCGACCAAGACTGA
- a CDS encoding transcription factor produces the protein MAFEELLNDPVIQKYLHELVGPTGMPVAAAPPDGEVTDEELAEELGLELNDVRRALFILYENDLASYRRVRDEDSGWLTYLWTFHYENIPENLEEEMYRLLEALEERLDYERTHEFYLSEPAGIRFEFSEAMELGFQCPETGAPLEPMENDDMVDSMERRIEDLRDELNVDVKRQSN, from the coding sequence ATGGCTTTTGAGGAGCTGCTGAACGACCCTGTCATCCAAAAGTACCTCCACGAACTTGTCGGACCGACGGGGATGCCGGTGGCCGCCGCGCCGCCGGACGGCGAGGTGACGGACGAGGAACTCGCCGAAGAGCTCGGACTCGAGCTCAACGACGTGCGACGGGCGCTGTTCATCCTCTACGAGAACGACCTCGCGTCGTACCGCAGAGTTCGCGACGAGGACTCGGGATGGCTCACCTATCTGTGGACGTTCCACTACGAGAACATCCCCGAGAACCTCGAAGAGGAGATGTACCGCCTCCTCGAAGCGCTCGAAGAGCGACTCGACTACGAACGGACCCACGAGTTCTACCTCTCGGAACCCGCGGGCATCCGGTTCGAGTTCTCGGAGGCGATGGAACTGGGCTTCCAGTGCCCCGAGACGGGCGCTCCGCTCGAACCCATGGAGAACGACGACATGGTCGACTCGATGGAGCGACGTATCGAGGACCTCCGAGACGAACTCAACGTCGACGTAAAGAGACAATCTAACTGA
- a CDS encoding DUF2110 family protein, with product MVVIATKCYVSGDAQERALDSLDSLVRNDIGELDVEWDIGVRDDDFVSVTVTGDDATIARNLLADEWGEVTPHLSEGETHVGTLESWDDDGFVLDAGYGNEVRVSTDELGLGTGTATQIRDRFGIVQHVPLQFVYGETPRLADEARNRLFNWTREETGGRVNVNSSTRGEVRATVNRAGHAEDIVTVERLGLLEQSIVCAEGTDPPGLLASIGSYLPAELKCVIS from the coding sequence ATGGTCGTCATCGCAACGAAGTGCTACGTCTCGGGAGACGCCCAAGAACGCGCACTCGACAGTCTCGACTCGTTAGTACGAAACGACATCGGCGAACTCGACGTGGAGTGGGATATCGGCGTCCGCGACGACGACTTCGTCTCGGTGACGGTGACGGGCGACGACGCGACCATCGCCCGGAACCTCCTCGCAGACGAGTGGGGCGAGGTGACGCCGCATCTCTCCGAGGGCGAGACGCACGTCGGAACCCTCGAATCGTGGGACGACGACGGGTTCGTCCTCGACGCGGGCTACGGTAACGAGGTTCGCGTCTCGACCGACGAACTCGGCCTCGGAACCGGGACGGCGACGCAGATTCGCGACCGGTTCGGCATCGTCCAACACGTACCGCTTCAGTTCGTCTACGGCGAGACGCCGCGACTCGCGGACGAAGCGCGCAACCGACTGTTCAACTGGACCCGCGAGGAGACGGGCGGGCGCGTGAACGTCAACAGTTCGACCCGCGGCGAAGTCCGCGCGACGGTGAACCGCGCGGGCCACGCAGAGGACATCGTGACGGTCGAACGCCTCGGCCTCCTCGAACAGAGCATCGTCTGTGCGGAGGGGACGGACCCGCCGGGACTTCTCGCGAGCATCGGTTCGTACCTCCCCGCGGAACTGAAGTGCGTCATATCCTGA
- a CDS encoding DUF5803 family protein, which yields MNRRLLLAVVALAVLAVTSGCLGIGTGDVPADRIDSDPQSEYQWDANATTRITIQESADFRAVYEMNQSEIQLFRRDGFGGQNPLSVEAVRYRYPNGTVITGSEIRERGGAVNQTRSVTTVQLPDDAPPNGGGKLAFTSEGSPKRFTLPTYVEGSYEVVLPPNRDVSFPVFGSVNPATDERATVDGQVHLRWNEVTADTVAVQYYLQRDLYIFAGILAVLAVVGFGGLLHYRRQIESLKEKREEMGLGVEGDDGGNDGPPPGM from the coding sequence ATGAACCGACGACTGCTCCTCGCCGTGGTCGCACTCGCGGTTCTCGCGGTTACCTCCGGGTGTCTCGGTATCGGCACGGGCGACGTGCCCGCGGACCGAATCGACTCGGACCCGCAGTCGGAGTACCAGTGGGACGCGAACGCGACGACGCGCATCACCATACAGGAGAGCGCTGACTTCCGCGCCGTCTACGAGATGAATCAAAGCGAGATACAACTGTTCCGCCGCGACGGGTTCGGCGGGCAGAACCCGCTCTCGGTGGAGGCGGTTCGCTACCGGTATCCGAACGGGACGGTCATCACCGGGAGCGAAATCCGCGAACGCGGCGGCGCGGTGAATCAGACGCGAAGCGTCACCACCGTCCAACTTCCGGACGACGCCCCCCCGAACGGCGGCGGTAAACTCGCGTTCACGAGCGAGGGGTCGCCGAAGCGGTTCACCCTCCCGACGTACGTCGAGGGGTCCTACGAGGTTGTGCTCCCGCCGAACCGAGACGTGTCGTTCCCCGTCTTCGGGTCGGTCAACCCCGCGACCGACGAACGGGCGACGGTCGACGGGCAGGTTCACCTCCGCTGGAACGAGGTGACGGCCGACACCGTCGCAGTGCAGTACTACCTCCAACGGGACCTGTACATCTTCGCCGGCATCCTCGCCGTCCTCGCCGTCGTCGGGTTCGGCGGCCTCCTCCACTACCGGCGGCAGATAGAGTCGCTGAAAGAGAAACGCGAGGAGATGGGCCTCGGCGTCGAAGGGGACGACGGCGGTAACGACGGCCCGCCGCCGGGGATGTAG
- a CDS encoding glycerophosphodiester phosphodiesterase, protein MSRDRLTLDRRSFVAGTGAAVGTVGLSGAASARGSDADDGKSHDDGHDDSPTIIAHRGFAGQYPENTVGAFERAAADGAEMIEVDIMLTADERVVVFHDDKLSSRDGGERGLTDMEGNLWDYTWEELKDAEVLESGETIPTLEQSLEAIPDDVGVNLEFKHPGETDLYFATKISEETLEEQKETWRPLTENALEIASDYDNDILVSSFYEAALAAVREEDPDVPIAFLFWDSIEEGLEITREYDCEAVHPPYNMVKGTPFFNDEYYVEADTFETDLDLVAEAHDEDRTVNTWTIGTWYQAEKLAAAGVDGLIADYPNLLWSESDDESTDD, encoded by the coding sequence ATGTCGCGAGACAGACTCACACTCGACCGACGGTCGTTCGTCGCCGGAACAGGTGCCGCCGTGGGAACCGTGGGGTTGAGCGGTGCCGCGAGCGCACGCGGGTCAGACGCGGACGACGGAAAGAGCCACGATGACGGACACGACGACTCGCCGACGATAATCGCTCACCGCGGGTTCGCCGGGCAGTATCCCGAGAACACCGTCGGCGCTTTCGAACGCGCCGCGGCGGACGGCGCGGAGATGATAGAGGTAGACATCATGCTGACCGCCGACGAGAGGGTGGTCGTCTTCCACGACGACAAACTGAGCAGCCGAGACGGCGGCGAACGCGGCCTGACGGACATGGAGGGCAACCTCTGGGACTACACGTGGGAGGAACTGAAAGACGCCGAGGTGTTAGAGAGCGGTGAGACGATTCCGACGCTCGAACAGTCGCTGGAAGCCATCCCAGACGACGTCGGCGTCAACCTCGAGTTCAAGCATCCGGGGGAGACGGACCTCTACTTCGCGACGAAGATATCCGAGGAGACGCTCGAAGAACAGAAAGAGACGTGGCGGCCGTTGACCGAGAACGCTCTGGAAATCGCCTCCGACTACGACAACGACATCCTCGTCTCCTCGTTCTACGAGGCGGCGTTGGCCGCCGTCCGCGAGGAGGACCCGGACGTTCCCATCGCGTTCCTGTTTTGGGATTCGATCGAAGAGGGACTGGAGATAACCCGCGAGTACGACTGCGAGGCGGTCCACCCGCCGTACAACATGGTGAAGGGAACGCCCTTCTTCAACGACGAGTACTACGTCGAGGCCGACACGTTCGAGACGGACCTAGACCTCGTCGCGGAGGCCCACGACGAGGACCGGACGGTGAACACGTGGACCATCGGAACGTGGTACCAAGCCGAGAAACTCGCCGCGGCGGGCGTCGACGGCCTCATCGCCGACTACCCGAACCTCCTGTGGTCCGAGAGCGACGACGAGAGCACAGACGACTGA
- a CDS encoding competence/damage-inducible protein A: protein MRVAVVTVGDELLAGDTENTNATWLCDKLDARGVAVERVTTLPDRIADIARVVNEYRAEYDAVVVTGGLGPTHDDVTMEGVAAAVGRSVEEHPDAVAWLTEHGGYSGDELAEGTTHLPARARMLPNEEGVAPGAVVERIYVLPGVPEEMKAMFESVAEEFDGDATYTESVVADEPESELVGRMRELQDRFDVTVGSYPGETVRLKLTARDEAVLDEATTWLRDRVVEPNGGEKTQR, encoded by the coding sequence ATGCGAGTCGCAGTCGTGACCGTCGGCGACGAACTACTGGCGGGAGACACGGAGAATACGAACGCGACGTGGTTGTGCGATAAACTCGACGCCCGCGGCGTCGCCGTCGAACGCGTGACCACGCTTCCGGACCGAATCGCCGACATCGCTCGGGTGGTAAACGAGTACAGAGCCGAGTACGACGCCGTCGTCGTCACCGGCGGCCTCGGACCCACTCACGACGACGTGACGATGGAGGGCGTCGCCGCCGCCGTCGGCCGGTCCGTCGAGGAACACCCCGATGCGGTGGCGTGGTTGACCGAACACGGCGGCTACAGCGGAGACGAGTTAGCCGAGGGGACGACGCATCTCCCCGCCCGCGCGCGAATGCTCCCGAACGAAGAGGGAGTCGCCCCCGGCGCGGTCGTAGAGCGCATCTACGTCCTGCCGGGCGTCCCCGAGGAGATGAAGGCGATGTTCGAGTCGGTGGCCGAGGAGTTCGACGGCGACGCGACGTACACGGAGTCCGTCGTCGCCGACGAACCCGAGAGCGAACTCGTCGGGCGGATGCGCGAGTTGCAAGACCGGTTCGACGTGACCGTCGGGAGTTACCCCGGAGAGACGGTCCGACTGAAACTGACCGCGAGGGACGAAGCCGTTCTCGACGAGGCGACGACGTGGCTACGGGACCGGGTCGTAGAACCGAACGGCGGCGAGAAGACTCAGCGGTAG
- a CDS encoding ATP-NAD kinase family protein encodes MRIGVVVNPIAGMGGRVGLKGTDGKVEEARALGADPRAPDRARRAFEALADADDAEPHDILTWGGSMGADDARAAGLDPTVLGYPEEAETSSADTARAAEAFVEAGVDLVVFVGGDGTAADVAEAVGTDVPILGAPAGVKVYSSVFAVSPEDAAAVATTFERTERREVMDIDEDDYREGEVHPELRAVAVVPVADDVQSSKQLGGGTVDALAAGVADDVRASPEKTYVLGPGSTVGAVKSELGFEGSPIGVDVWRDGEVVSLDATEAEILDALAEENVILVSPIGGQGFVFGRGNPQLSPAVVRRCDVEIVASRSKLDDVGELRVDTDDPELDEELRGWTRVRVGRFERRMMRIV; translated from the coding sequence ATGCGAATCGGCGTCGTGGTGAACCCTATCGCGGGGATGGGCGGTCGAGTCGGCCTGAAGGGGACCGACGGGAAAGTCGAAGAGGCGCGCGCCCTCGGTGCCGACCCGCGCGCGCCGGACCGCGCCCGCAGAGCGTTCGAGGCGCTAGCCGACGCCGACGACGCCGAACCGCACGACATCCTCACGTGGGGCGGGTCGATGGGTGCGGATGACGCCCGCGCCGCGGGTCTCGACCCGACCGTCCTCGGCTATCCGGAGGAGGCGGAGACGAGTTCCGCGGACACCGCCCGCGCCGCCGAGGCGTTCGTCGAGGCGGGGGTCGACCTCGTCGTCTTCGTCGGCGGCGACGGGACGGCCGCCGACGTCGCGGAGGCGGTGGGTACGGACGTTCCCATCCTCGGCGCGCCCGCGGGCGTGAAAGTGTACTCCTCCGTGTTCGCCGTCTCTCCGGAGGACGCCGCCGCCGTGGCGACGACGTTCGAACGGACCGAACGGCGAGAGGTGATGGACATAGACGAAGACGACTACCGCGAGGGCGAGGTCCACCCCGAACTCCGCGCCGTCGCCGTCGTCCCCGTCGCCGACGACGTGCAGTCGTCGAAGCAACTCGGCGGCGGCACCGTCGACGCACTCGCCGCGGGCGTCGCAGACGACGTCCGCGCGAGTCCGGAGAAGACGTACGTCCTCGGCCCCGGAAGCACCGTCGGCGCGGTGAAGTCCGAACTCGGCTTCGAGGGGTCGCCCATCGGCGTCGACGTCTGGCGCGACGGGGAGGTGGTCTCCCTCGACGCCACCGAAGCGGAGATTCTCGACGCACTCGCCGAGGAGAACGTGATACTCGTCTCGCCCATCGGCGGACAAGGATTCGTCTTCGGCCGCGGCAACCCCCAGTTGTCGCCCGCGGTCGTCCGCCGGTGCGACGTGGAGATAGTCGCCTCGCGGTCGAAACTCGACGACGTGGGCGAACTCCGCGTCGACACCGACGACCCGGAACTCGACGAGGAACTTCGGGGGTGGACCCGGGTCCGAGTCGGGCGATTCGAACGGCGTATGATGCGCATCGTCTGA
- a CDS encoding phosphate signaling complex PhoU family protein translates to METRKVQRLGPSTLAMTLPAEWAKEHDVEKGDEVSLRMGGKGTLTVLPESASQEDSSATIRADALNADALERAIVAQYVLGRRVIHIEKGEGALDSEHINAVYKAETQLMGLGVIEETPERIAIRCSVDPEDFTLDNLLERLENTGSTMRGEAIKALAHGNSDLAQRALNRERQANKIFVLLLRLIFTAYQNPNLCRAVGLESGFPLIGYRSVAKNLELTADNAEDIANIVMDAEGHTLQVEAATMRRIREFTDQVDEITEKAVQAVVERDYDLTVECRELFREIKDRERDILQDLPEMDNEELLQVREVLVSLQQTAQYAMRNAEIAANLALNEESEHVTIG, encoded by the coding sequence ATGGAGACACGTAAGGTACAGCGACTCGGACCCTCGACGCTGGCGATGACCCTCCCGGCGGAGTGGGCCAAAGAACACGACGTGGAGAAAGGCGACGAGGTGTCGCTTCGGATGGGTGGAAAAGGAACGCTCACGGTCCTTCCGGAATCTGCGAGTCAGGAAGACTCCTCTGCGACTATCCGGGCCGACGCCCTGAATGCCGACGCCCTCGAACGGGCCATCGTCGCGCAGTACGTTCTCGGACGCCGTGTCATCCACATCGAGAAGGGAGAGGGCGCACTGGACTCAGAGCACATCAACGCGGTGTACAAAGCCGAAACCCAACTGATGGGGCTCGGCGTCATAGAAGAGACGCCGGAACGCATCGCGATTCGGTGTTCCGTGGACCCCGAGGACTTCACCCTCGATAACCTCCTGGAACGACTTGAGAACACGGGCAGTACGATGCGCGGCGAGGCCATCAAAGCCCTCGCACACGGCAACTCGGACCTCGCACAGAGAGCGCTCAACCGAGAGCGACAGGCGAACAAGATATTCGTCCTCCTGCTTCGACTCATCTTCACGGCCTACCAGAACCCGAATCTCTGTCGGGCGGTCGGTCTCGAATCCGGCTTTCCGCTCATCGGCTACCGGTCGGTGGCGAAGAACCTCGAACTCACCGCCGACAACGCCGAAGACATCGCGAACATCGTGATGGACGCCGAGGGCCACACCCTCCAAGTCGAGGCGGCGACGATGCGGCGCATCCGCGAGTTCACGGACCAAGTGGACGAGATAACCGAGAAGGCCGTCCAAGCGGTGGTCGAACGCGACTACGACCTCACCGTCGAGTGTCGCGAACTGTTCCGAGAGATAAAGGACCGCGAACGGGACATCCTCCAAGACCTGCCCGAGATGGACAACGAGGAACTCCTCCAGGTCCGCGAAGTCCTCGTGAGTCTCCAGCAGACGGCGCAGTACGCGATGCGGAACGCCGAAATCGCCGCCAACCTGGCGCTCAACGAGGAGTCCGAACACGTCACCATCGGGTGA
- a CDS encoding LEA type 2 family protein, which translates to MSGHIAALLVGSKLRTVGVVVLALGVVAGGGVAVGVLGTPSVGDVENRFGAVNDSTTTIHTDLVVSNPNPVGVSLGGVTVSYDVRMNGVKMAEGSKAGVAVESGESTLSAETEMRNERISTWWRSHVENGEHSEVSVDATVRSSTLGRAADAPNVTRSVDTEMLAAFNSSETREVNANAPVVSDPVMYVNRTNASWGDVDESVTPLELRFVVYNPKPYPVTVSKLGYDIAMNDVAVGNGTTESEYVVAPKSTKTIEATTYVRNERLDEWWVTHLERNQVTDLRIDFAAQFDVGGGRTVDVPLDPLTYEETIETDIFGTKNGTAPTNGTDSGESETTTPADEETAEPPETTTAADSGGLLGGDSPDSEERTATPAETTAPTPTATTTPAETDDRTTTDDGLFAL; encoded by the coding sequence ATGTCCGGGCACATCGCAGCGCTTTTGGTCGGGAGCAAACTCCGAACCGTCGGTGTCGTGGTACTCGCACTCGGCGTCGTCGCGGGCGGCGGCGTCGCCGTCGGAGTCCTCGGAACTCCCTCCGTCGGGGACGTAGAGAACAGATTCGGGGCGGTGAACGATTCGACGACGACCATCCACACAGACCTCGTCGTCTCGAACCCTAACCCCGTCGGCGTCTCACTCGGGGGCGTCACCGTCTCGTACGACGTGCGGATGAACGGCGTGAAGATGGCCGAAGGGTCGAAAGCGGGCGTCGCAGTCGAGTCGGGCGAATCGACGCTCTCCGCGGAGACGGAGATGCGAAACGAGCGCATCTCGACGTGGTGGCGTTCGCACGTCGAAAACGGCGAACATTCGGAGGTGTCCGTCGACGCCACGGTCCGGTCTTCGACGCTCGGACGGGCCGCCGACGCACCGAACGTCACTCGGTCCGTGGACACGGAGATGCTCGCCGCGTTCAACTCCTCGGAGACGCGCGAGGTGAACGCGAACGCTCCCGTCGTCTCGGACCCGGTGATGTACGTCAACCGAACGAACGCGTCGTGGGGCGACGTCGACGAGTCTGTCACGCCGTTGGAACTCCGATTCGTCGTCTACAACCCCAAACCGTACCCCGTCACCGTCTCGAAACTCGGCTACGACATCGCGATGAACGACGTGGCCGTCGGAAACGGGACGACGGAGTCCGAGTACGTCGTCGCGCCGAAGTCGACGAAGACCATCGAGGCGACGACGTACGTCCGAAACGAGAGACTCGACGAGTGGTGGGTGACCCACCTCGAACGAAATCAGGTCACGGACCTCCGAATCGACTTCGCCGCACAGTTCGATGTCGGCGGCGGACGAACCGTGGACGTCCCTCTCGACCCCCTGACGTACGAGGAGACCATCGAGACGGACATCTTCGGAACGAAGAACGGGACGGCCCCGACGAACGGAACCGATTCGGGCGAGTCGGAGACGACCACCCCGGCGGACGAGGAGACGGCGGAACCGCCGGAGACGACCACGGCCGCCGACTCGGGCGGACTCCTCGGCGGTGACTCGCCCGACTCGGAAGAACGCACCGCGACACCGGCGGAGACGACGGCACCGACGCCGACGGCGACGACGACGCCCGCGGAGACGGACGACCGTACGACGACGGACGACGGACTGTTCGCACTCTAA
- a CDS encoding DUF7525 family protein: METGVSSDKGIGFAVLFSVVTLFAVAVMLAVDDQLTTAIGFAAAMVAACLAVAGTHIYG, translated from the coding sequence ATGGAAACCGGTGTCAGTTCTGACAAGGGAATCGGGTTCGCCGTCCTCTTTTCGGTGGTAACGCTTTTCGCCGTCGCCGTGATGCTCGCCGTCGACGACCAACTCACGACGGCCATCGGGTTCGCCGCCGCGATGGTCGCCGCCTGTCTCGCCGTCGCCGGAACGCACATCTACGGGTGA
- a CDS encoding DUF7123 family protein, which produces MSEYTEEEQRIVAYLRESVSRGERYFRAKNIAEAIGLSSKQVGSRLPRLAEKSDDVDIEKWGRARSTTWRVTPS; this is translated from the coding sequence ATGTCCGAGTACACCGAGGAAGAACAGCGGATCGTCGCCTACCTCCGCGAGAGTGTCTCCCGCGGGGAGCGATACTTCCGGGCGAAGAACATCGCCGAAGCGATCGGTCTCTCCTCGAAACAGGTCGGCTCTCGCCTCCCGCGTCTCGCAGAGAAGTCAGACGACGTCGATATCGAAAAGTGGGGACGCGCGCGGTCGACGACGTGGCGCGTCACTCCCAGTTAG
- a CDS encoding CoxG family protein gives MTVRVRRAFEFDAPPERIWNFISDPGKRADAISVVESYEVAEGSNRATWEVSLPIPFLNSTASVETEDVEFDPPRHVKFVGKSKVMRVTGEHTVEEIDGGTRLLNEFVVDGRVPGVERFFKRNLDQELDNLEAALRRETERPA, from the coding sequence ATGACGGTCCGCGTTCGCCGGGCGTTCGAGTTCGATGCACCGCCGGAGCGAATCTGGAATTTCATCTCCGACCCGGGAAAGCGGGCCGACGCCATAAGCGTCGTCGAGAGTTACGAGGTCGCGGAGGGGTCGAACCGGGCGACGTGGGAGGTCAGCCTCCCGATTCCGTTCTTGAACTCCACCGCGTCGGTCGAAACCGAAGACGTCGAGTTTGACCCGCCGCGGCACGTCAAGTTCGTCGGCAAATCGAAGGTGATGCGGGTCACCGGCGAACACACCGTAGAGGAGATAGACGGCGGCACGAGACTACTGAACGAGTTCGTCGTCGACGGCCGGGTTCCCGGCGTCGAGCGATTCTTCAAGCGCAACCTCGACCAAGAACTCGACAACCTCGAAGCCGCACTCCGCCGAGAGACCGAACGCCCGGCGTAA
- a CDS encoding FxLYD domain-containing protein codes for MDRRKFIACVGAASVTGLAGCSGSSEPDDSSSGDADESTPEPTEGSTSEPTTEPTPTETATPEPESALKINEDEFYEEDFSAGVTGIVENTTDETISYVAVEVAFYDADDVKLEDGLDNTQDLKGGGKWKFDAMYPGDASEVDHYEISASDSPF; via the coding sequence GTGGATAGACGGAAATTCATTGCATGCGTAGGTGCTGCGTCGGTAACAGGTCTTGCTGGCTGTTCCGGTTCGAGCGAACCGGACGATTCGAGTTCGGGCGACGCCGACGAATCGACGCCCGAACCTACCGAGGGATCGACATCCGAACCGACGACGGAACCGACCCCGACGGAGACGGCGACGCCTGAACCCGAGTCTGCACTGAAAATCAACGAGGACGAATTCTACGAGGAGGATTTCAGCGCTGGCGTAACCGGAATCGTCGAAAACACGACGGACGAGACGATTAGCTACGTCGCAGTCGAGGTAGCGTTCTACGACGCCGACGACGTGAAACTCGAAGACGGTCTCGACAATACCCAAGACCTGAAAGGCGGCGGGAAGTGGAAGTTCGACGCGATGTATCCCGGCGATGCAAGCGAGGTTGACCACTACGAAATTTCGGCCAGCGATAGCCCGTTCTAA